The following are from one region of the Chrysiogenia bacterium genome:
- a CDS encoding TVP38/TMEM64 family protein: MSEQAASASDPAAPQESRSPVLKLVILAVVVVGLVLGGRQAAGYLVNVAEWVKSFGAWSAAVFAAVYALAAVAFVPGSLLTLAGGIIFGVVQGSIVVYVGATVGATLAFLIARHFARRWVAAKVEGDPKFAAIDRAIGDNGLKIAFLLRLSPAFPFNLLNYALGLTKVSLRDYVIAHLGMIPGTVLYVYGGAAIGDLAALAGGQAPERSMASNILFGVGLVATLVVTVLITRIARRALSEAAGEEVA, encoded by the coding sequence ATGAGCGAACAGGCCGCAAGCGCCTCCGATCCAGCCGCCCCGCAGGAGTCCAGATCCCCGGTGCTCAAGCTGGTGATCCTGGCGGTAGTTGTTGTCGGCCTCGTCCTGGGCGGGCGCCAGGCGGCAGGCTACCTCGTCAACGTTGCCGAGTGGGTCAAGAGTTTTGGCGCGTGGAGCGCGGCTGTCTTTGCCGCCGTCTATGCCCTCGCCGCGGTCGCCTTCGTGCCAGGCTCGCTGCTCACGCTGGCGGGTGGGATCATCTTCGGAGTGGTGCAGGGCTCGATCGTCGTCTATGTCGGCGCCACCGTGGGCGCGACGCTGGCCTTCCTGATCGCGCGACATTTTGCGCGCCGCTGGGTCGCGGCAAAGGTCGAGGGCGATCCCAAGTTTGCCGCCATCGACCGCGCCATCGGCGACAACGGTTTGAAGATCGCATTCCTGCTACGCCTCTCCCCGGCCTTTCCCTTCAACCTGCTCAACTACGCGCTGGGCCTCACCAAGGTGAGCCTGCGCGATTACGTCATTGCCCACCTGGGCATGATTCCCGGCACGGTGCTCTACGTCTACGGCGGCGCCGCCATCGGCGACCTTGCCGCACTCGCCGGCGGTCAGGCACCAGAGCGTAGCATGGCCTCGAACATCCTCTTCGGCGTGGGCCTTGTCGCGACTCTCGTCGTCACCGTTTTGATCACCCGCATCGCCCGCCGCGCGCTCTCCGAAGCCGCCGGCGAAGAAGTGGCCTGA
- a CDS encoding putative DNA-binding domain-containing protein codes for MSNSLEETQRQVFALITAPGGVARAIEELRAGNPATGPLNALIRGATPEIAADRLQRYADMYYYRLLDILRNDYRGLLALVGDKTFAQLTRDYLVAHPSTSPSVRDVGMHVADFLKTYAPIIEPFPFAADLATLERTRDEVFDRAAATPLTSDDLAAIAPEQWAELTFRPVPAARLIDLEWPVTDLWRPLIWDEGEVPEITPAPTCVLVWRREFKVWHRLVSAEEQPRLRQLFAGASFAQICESFAGAEDHIEAAAQHAAQALAGWVGEELLLLA; via the coding sequence GTGAGTAACTCCCTCGAAGAAACCCAGCGTCAGGTCTTCGCCCTGATCACCGCGCCCGGCGGCGTTGCGCGTGCCATCGAGGAGCTGCGCGCGGGCAACCCCGCCACCGGCCCGCTCAACGCGCTCATTCGCGGCGCCACGCCGGAGATCGCGGCCGACCGCCTCCAGCGCTACGCCGACATGTATTACTATCGGCTGCTCGACATCCTGCGAAACGACTACCGCGGGCTGCTCGCACTGGTCGGCGACAAAACCTTCGCCCAGCTCACCCGTGACTACCTTGTGGCGCATCCCTCGACCTCACCTTCGGTGCGCGATGTGGGCATGCACGTGGCCGACTTCCTGAAGACCTACGCGCCGATCATTGAGCCCTTTCCCTTCGCCGCCGATCTCGCGACACTCGAGCGCACCCGCGACGAGGTCTTCGATCGCGCAGCGGCAACGCCGCTCACCAGCGATGATCTCGCGGCCATCGCGCCCGAGCAGTGGGCAGAGCTGACGTTCCGCCCCGTGCCCGCTGCGCGGCTCATCGATCTGGAGTGGCCGGTCACCGACCTGTGGCGCCCGCTCATCTGGGACGAGGGCGAGGTCCCGGAGATCACCCCTGCCCCGACCTGCGTGCTGGTCTGGCGGCGCGAGTTCAAGGTCTGGCACCGCCTGGTGAGCGCCGAGGAACAGCCTCGCCTTCGCCAGCTCTTTGCCGGAGCGTCCTTCGCGCAGATCTGCGAGAGCTTTGCAGGTGCCGAAGACCACATCGAGGCTGCAGCCCAGCACGCGGCGCAGGCCCTGGCCGGCTGGGTGGGCGAAGAACTCCTCTTACTTGCCTGA
- a CDS encoding DUF692 domain-containing protein, producing MWKRQDLGHGVGLRNVHYSHLLEHDPDGVSWFEVISENFIEPGGRPWAVLEKMRAAVPVVCHGVSLGIGGTDPLNERYLQRLETLIERLEPAWVSDHLCWGGIEGKYAHDLLPLPYNEDTLRHVCERVDQVQQRLGRQFMLENVSSYVTYETSDMPEWEFLAEISKRTDCGILLDVNNIYVSSVNHDFSPELYIDAIPPEQVGQFHLAGHTPKDGWILDSHVGPVPDPVWKLYERAVRRFGKVPALIEWDEEIPEWEELIAESKRAAKIEAGILGE from the coding sequence ATGTGGAAACGACAGGATCTCGGACACGGCGTTGGGCTTCGCAACGTCCACTACAGCCACCTGCTGGAGCACGATCCGGACGGGGTGAGCTGGTTCGAGGTCATTTCCGAAAACTTTATCGAGCCCGGCGGTCGCCCCTGGGCCGTGCTGGAGAAAATGCGCGCGGCAGTCCCAGTGGTTTGCCACGGCGTCTCGCTGGGTATCGGCGGGACCGACCCGCTCAACGAGCGCTACCTGCAACGGCTGGAAACCCTCATCGAAAGGCTCGAACCGGCCTGGGTTTCCGATCATCTGTGCTGGGGCGGCATCGAGGGGAAGTACGCCCACGACCTGCTGCCCCTTCCCTATAACGAAGACACCCTTCGCCATGTGTGCGAGCGTGTCGATCAGGTACAGCAGCGCCTCGGGCGCCAGTTCATGCTGGAGAATGTTTCGAGCTACGTGACTTACGAAACCAGCGACATGCCCGAGTGGGAATTTCTTGCCGAAATCTCCAAACGCACCGACTGCGGCATTCTGCTCGACGTGAACAACATCTACGTGAGCTCGGTCAACCACGACTTCTCGCCCGAGCTCTACATCGACGCCATCCCGCCCGAACAGGTCGGCCAGTTCCACCTGGCCGGGCACACGCCCAAGGACGGGTGGATTCTCGACTCCCACGTGGGGCCGGTGCCCGATCCCGTCTGGAAACTCTACGAGCGCGCGGTGCGGCGCTTCGGGAAAGTCCCGGCGCTCATCGAATGGGACGAGGAAATCCCCGAGTGGGAAGAGCTCATCGCCGAATCCAAACGCGCGGCCAAGATCGAAGCGGGGATTCTCGGTGAGTAA